The following are from one region of the Candidatus Woesearchaeota archaeon genome:
- a CDS encoding Glu/Leu/Phe/Val dehydrogenase, producing the protein MGNAMLETAKLRLRDALEKSKIDAETRILLEHPKRVVDVAIPVRMDNGKLEVFRGYRVQYSDARGPTKGGIRFHPQVDLDEVKALALLMTLKCGVVSLPFGGAKGGVVVDPKKLSPTELERLSRGYISALFDVIGEDTDIPAPDVYTNPTIMGWMADEYARLRRKYVPAIITGKPLPLGGSKGREVATSMGAFIVLQEAVKRVGKTPAETTVAVQGFGNAGYHLARFLHDAGFRVVAVSDSRGGVYFEEGLDPQHLWEVKKKSGVVDEVIVHGALKKEKGAKKISNKELLELDVDVLVPAALESVITEENVGRVKAGVVVEVANGPVTYEAGKELTKRGVLVIPDILANAGGVTVSYFEWVQNRQGWYWTEEEVFSRLEERMKREFEVVHALADRHGGDWYLAAFMLAVQRVAEAVESKGSEDLFLKL; encoded by the coding sequence ATGGGTAATGCGATGTTGGAGACGGCCAAGCTTCGCTTGCGTGACGCGCTGGAGAAGAGCAAGATTGATGCTGAAACAAGAATCCTTCTTGAGCATCCGAAGCGCGTTGTTGATGTTGCCATTCCGGTGAGGATGGACAATGGCAAGCTCGAAGTGTTTCGTGGGTATAGGGTGCAGTATAGTGACGCCAGAGGCCCGACAAAGGGAGGTATTCGTTTTCATCCCCAGGTTGATCTTGACGAGGTGAAGGCGCTCGCGCTGCTCATGACGCTCAAGTGCGGCGTGGTGAGCCTTCCGTTCGGTGGCGCGAAGGGAGGGGTTGTTGTTGATCCGAAAAAGCTATCCCCTACTGAGCTCGAGCGCCTCAGTCGTGGCTACATCTCGGCGCTGTTCGACGTCATTGGGGAAGACACGGATATTCCTGCTCCTGACGTGTACACGAACCCGACGATTATGGGCTGGATGGCAGATGAGTATGCAAGGCTGAGGCGAAAGTACGTTCCTGCTATAATCACAGGCAAGCCGTTGCCGCTTGGCGGGAGCAAGGGGCGCGAGGTTGCGACTTCGATGGGCGCGTTCATTGTTTTGCAAGAGGCAGTGAAGCGTGTCGGGAAGACCCCTGCGGAGACCACGGTTGCGGTGCAGGGGTTTGGCAATGCAGGGTATCACTTGGCTAGGTTTTTGCACGATGCCGGCTTTCGTGTCGTGGCGGTGAGCGATTCTCGCGGCGGCGTTTATTTTGAAGAGGGGCTGGACCCGCAGCATCTTTGGGAAGTGAAGAAGAAGAGCGGGGTGGTTGATGAAGTCATCGTGCACGGCGCCTTGAAGAAGGAGAAGGGTGCGAAGAAGATTTCAAACAAGGAACTCTTGGAGCTTGACGTTGATGTCTTGGTTCCCGCGGCGCTTGAGAGCGTGATAACTGAGGAGAATGTGGGTCGCGTTAAGGCAGGGGTTGTTGTTGAGGTCGCGAATGGCCCGGTCACGTACGAGGCGGGAAAGGAGTTGACGAAGCGCGGTGTCTTGGTCATCCCCGACATTCTCGCCAACGCGGGCGGGGTAACGGTGTCGTACTTTGAGTGGGTGCAGAACCGCCAGGGGTGGTATTGGACGGAGGAAGAGGTTTTTTCTCGGCTGGAGGAGCGCATGAAGCGAGAGTTTGAAGTAGTGCACGCCTTGGCGGACCGGCATGGCGGGGATTGGTACTTGGCTGCGTTCATGCTCGCGGTGCAGCGTGTTGCAGAGGCTGTTGAATCGAAGGGTTCTGAGGACTTGTTTCTTAAGCTGTAA